Within the Thermostichus lividus PCC 6715 genome, the region TCATGCCGCCCTTTTGCCGCTAGGATAGTTTCTTCTCCCGCTTGATTCACGGTTTTTTGGCGTTGGCCAATGGTTGCGGTGGGCTTAAAGGCCACTCGCAAAATAATATTTTCACCGTTGGAAATCCCCCTTGAATGCCGCCAGAACGGTTGGTGCGGGTGCGAATACGGCCTGCTTGGTCGGCATAGAATTCATCGTTGTGCTCCAGACCTGTGAGGAGGGTGCCCGCAAACCCAGAGCCAATTTCAAACCCTTTGCTGGCGGGCAAGGACATGAGTGCCTTAGCGAGGTCTGCCTCTAGCTTGTCGAACACTGGGGAGCCTAGCCCTACGGGCACATTGCGAGCCACACATTCAATGACACCGCCAATGGAGTTGGCCTGCCGCCGGATCGCATCCACAAGGGCAATCATCTGCTCGGCGGTGGTGGGGTCGGGGCAGCGCATGATGTTGGCCTCCACTGCGGTGGCGGTGACGGTGTCGGGATCGACCGTGGCTTCAATGTCTTTAACTCGCTTAACGTAGGCAATGATTTCAATCCCGGCCACCTGGGTTAAAATTTTGCGGGCGATCGCCCCTGCGGCCACCCGCCCAATGGTTTCACGAGCGGAGGAACGACCTCCTCCCTGCCAGTTGCGAATGCCGTACTTACCGTCATAGGTGGCATCGGCGTGGGAGGGACGATAGACCTGTGCCATATCGGCGTAGTCAGCGGGACGGGGATCCTGATTGCGCACCAAAATGGCAATGGGAGTGCCGAGGGTTTTGCCCTGAAAGACTCCGGAGATAATTTCGCAGCGATCGCCCTCTTGGCGTGGTGTTGTCAGGCGGCTTTGACCGGGGCGACGGCGATCCAACTCTTTTTGAATATCTGCTTCACAAAGGTCAAGTTGCGGCGGGCAGCCATCCACCACGACCCCCACCCCTCCCCCGTGGGACTCCCCAAAAGTTGTGACCCGAAACAAATGCCCAAAGGTATTCCCCATGCTCGACTCAACCAACAATGGATTTCATTACGTTTGTTTTAGCCCTCTTTCGGCAGACTAAAGGCCATGCCACAGCCACAGGTTTGAGCAGCATTGGGGTTGTGAAAGCGAAACGCACCCCCCATCAAATCTTCGACATAGTCCACCCGTAGTCCCTTGAGCAACGGCACGTGTTGTGCTGCGAGGGCGATCGTCCACCCTTGGGATTGAGTCACCACATCGGTAGCTTCGGGTTCCCTCACTAACGCTAGATGATAGCTCCAGTCGCCACAGGTACTTGGCTCCACACAAATGCGAAAGACACTGCCAGCCTGCTGCTTGCCTTGGTGTGCCTGTAATCGCTCCAGTTCTTGAACCGCTGCTGTGGTTAGTTCCACCATAGTGACGATAAAATCAGCGCAAACCAGTATATCGTGCTTTGAGCAATCCCTGAGCGCATCTTGCGATTGATGCTTCGCATTCAATCGTCAGTTCGCGAAGGGCGTGGATCGTCTGGGGACGCTTGATCTTCAATGTACGCCAACAGTGTTTGAATGCTGGCGTGTCCTCCCACACTGATACAGCTATAAGCCCTGCTCCAGAAATAGGGTTTCCAAAAGAATTGCTTCAAGTAGTCAGAATACTCTTGCCGCATTCGTCTAGAGGACACAGATTTTAGGTTTTTTACTAGATTGGCAGGCTGAATCATGGGATGGGCATCAATCAGCAAGTAAACTTCCCCGTCCTAGAAGGGCGAGGCTTTCTGTAGCCCTCCGGCTATCTCGCAAGCCAGCCAGGAGCCTCCAGGCAGCGTTACGGACTGCCCCAAAAGCGCAATATTGATTGCTCCATTTAGGTCTGCATCACCAATCCATCCGCAATGCCCACACTTGAACTTTTTTTCAGTTCTCAACCCAATATGCAAGCAACAATGGCAGGTTTGACTGGTATAGGCAGGTGGTACAGCAACCACCTCAACTCCTTCCTTGATACCCTTGTATTCCAAGAATTGTCGCAACTGATAGAATGCCCAACTGTTAGACCGTCTCCGCTCGGTCGTGTTTCTCGGTTGCTGGTTGATTCTATCTCGAATGCCTGTCAAATCCTCGATAGCAACCATGGCATGGAGTTGTTTTGCTTCACGAATGATGGATGCACTGATGGAATGATTGAGCCATCGCTGAAAACGTCTCTCCCTCCCCGACAGCCGTTGCAGGACTTGTCGGCATCTACGCCGACTCGACCGTGTGCCCTTCGAGGCTTTTTGCTGGAGCGATGCTCTCACTTTGGCGAAATGATCTCGGACTTGATTCAACTGCTTAGCATCCCAACCTTTATCGGTACTAGTTTTAGCGATTTCACATCGGGTAGGGCTGGAAGCCCCGTACTTCAGTGCGGGGAGGAAAGCTCCTTTAGCAACTTCAGTTGCCATATTACCATTTAGGCGCATAAAATGAACTCATGCCACAGCAAATACTGACCATTGTCTGTCAACTAAATCCCACTGCAGAGCAAATTGTCAAGCTAGACCAAGTTCTGCAGGGCTTCGCTGAGGCTTGCAGATACATCAACAGTACCATTTGCCCCAGCATTACTAACAAGAACCGTATTCAGAAAGAAGTTTACAGAGCAGTACGACAGCAATTCGGCTTAACCGCTAACTTGGCTGTCAGGGCTTGTGCCAGAGTTGCCGCTAACCGCAAGGTGGGAAAGGTTAAGGGATTCAGGGCTACTTCTGTGGATTATGATGCTCGCCTGTTTGACTACAGAGCGAAAGAACAATGCGTTAGCCTCTCCACCCTAAACGGACGGGAACGCATTCCCTTAGTGGTGGGTAACTACCAGATAGAAAAACTCAAGGGCAAGAAGCCTACTTCTGCCACTCTCTGCAAACGCAAAGATGGTAAGTTTTATATCCACATCCAAGTAAAGGAAGAAGTGCCAGAACCTCAGACTGGACATGGGGTTTTGGGCGTTGACTTTGGTAGGACAGACATTGCACATACATCGGAAGGAGACAACTGGCATGGACAGCAGTTAACTAAGGTACGAGACCACTACTCCAAACTGAGGGCGGTACTCCAGCACAAGGCTAGTAAAGGCACACGCAGTTCTAGGCGTAGATGTCGGGAACTGGTGAAACGGCTATCTGGCAGGGAGAGACGCTTTCAGGCATGGGTAAACCACTGCATTTCTAAGACCATTGTGGCAAGGGCAAAAGCAACGGGCAGTGTTATTGCTTTGGAAGACCTGACAGGGATACGGGAGCGCACTAATCAAGTACCTCGTTCTAAAACAGAGCGTAGGCGTGCCAACAGTTGGGCGTTTTACCAACTGCGTAGCTTCATTAGCTACAAGGCACTCAAAGCAGGTGTGGGACTAGTGCTAGTTAATCCTCGCTACAGTAGTCAAACTTGCCACAGCTGCCTGCATATTTACCCCGACCCAAAGCAGTCCTATCGCACTGGGAAGCAGTTTAAGTGCGGGCATTGTGGCTGGACAGGAGACGCAGATTTCAATGGTGCTAGTGTAATTGCGCTTTTGGGGGCTGTTGTAAACCAGCCTAGAGGTTCGGGCTTGTCTTGTTCTCTTGCAGAACATAACAGGCTCAGGGCTACTGAAAGCCCCTGACTTCAGTCAGGGGAAGTTTACAATTTGGTGCAACTTACTGAGAACAAGGTTGTCGAAGTTGGTGGAGGTGTTGCTTTGGTCTATCCCAGAGGAACTTCATCATGGGCGTTTGACGGTTCTGGGCAGGTAACACGAAGCCAGCACAACTATGCTTTGGCAACGTTCCAGACGGGCAAGTAGTTTAAGAAAGACCCCAGCGCTTAGAAGACAAATCATCATGTTAGAAACAGCACTCCGGGAGCAATTACTAGCGGCACAACCGCGTTTGTTGCACTTGCTGGATCAATTTACACGGGCACAACTACTGGTGGTGGGGGATCTCACCCTCGATGAATTCCTCACCGGCCAAGTGGAGCGGCTCTCGCGGGAAGCACCGGTCTTAATTTTGCGCCATGAAACCACCCGCCAAGTTCCGGGGGGGGTGCCAATGCCATCTATAACTTGGCTAAGTTGGGGGCAACGGTACAGGCGGTGGGAGTCGTTGGCGACGATAGCCAAGGACAAGCCCTTTGCAATATTTTTCAGGCAGCGGGGATTGCCACCGAGGGTATTCTCAGGGATGCGGCTCGACCCACAGTGACCAAAACTCGCATCTCAGGTCATGCGCGCCAGTCGGTCACTCAGCAGATTGTGCGGGTCGATCGCAAGTCTGATGAGCTACCCCATCCACGCCTGCAAGAGGAATTAGCAGCCTTTATTCGCCACCATGCTGCCAGTGCTGATGCGATCGTCTGCTCCGACTATGGTGATGGTGTCTTCACGCCACCGGTGATCCAAGCTGCCCTACAGCACCACTGCACAATTGTGGATACGCAGCGGGATCTACCCCGATACCACGGCGCCTTTTTGTTTACGCCCAACCTCCCGGAAGCCGAAGCGGCGGTGGGATATGCCATTCGCAGTCCCGATGATGTGCTGAGGGCTGGCCAAGACTTACTGGAGCTGACTGCGGCCAAGCACATCCTCATTACCCGAGGGGATGCTGGGATGAGCCTATTTAGCCATGGCGAACCGCCCAGTCATTTACCGGCATTTAACCGCACCGATGTGTTTGATGTCACGGGGGCAGGAGATACTGTCGTGGCGGCCTTGACCTTAGCGCTGGTTGCGGGGGCAAGCCTCTGGGAAGCGGCAGTTCTGGGTAACTTGGCTGCTAGTATTGTTGTGCGTCGGTTTGGAACGGCTACCACCACCACAGCGGAAATGGCGGCGGCACTTCATCATTTGCTAGAAACAGACTAACTGGCTTAATCGGCGATCGCCTGCACCAGCCATTGGCGAACTCCCTGCGCCAAGGTACGGGCAAGCTGCTGCTGCGCTTGGGGGTTCACAATCCACTCAAATTCTTCAGGATGGATCATAAAACCCAACTCCAACAGAACAGCGGGGGCAACGGTTGGGCGGGTGAGGGCTAAGTTGTTCCAAAAGACCCCGTACTGCTGCCGTCCTAAATTGCGGCTGAGGTACTCTGCGAGGAATACGGCTAAGTCATGGCTTTGGGGATGGTACCAAAAGGCACCCATCCCTTGGGTGTTGCGGGCATCGCCAGCATCCGGCAGAGCATTGTAGTGCAAGCTCAGGGCAAGGGTTGGCTGGGCTGCCTCAATGGCGAGAATCCGATCTGGCAAATCCAGATCCATATCCTCAGTACGGGTGAGCACCACAGTAGCGCCTAGGGCTTCAAGTTCCGGTGCCAGTTTCTGGGCGACGGCCAGCGTTACCACTTTTTCTGGGGTGCCATCCGGCCCCCGCGCTCCCAGATCATCGGGACCCCCATGGCCGGGATCGAGCAAGATCGTGAGACCTGCCAAGGGTCGAGACCCCCGTTGAATGCGGGGCGGATGACGCAGTTGCAGGACAAGGCGAGTTTCCTCGTAGGCAACGCGGTACCCCCACTGTTGGCGGTGGTGCAGGTTAAAGCGGTATTGCACTTTATCTGAGCCTATGGCCTGCCAGTCAAGGCGTTGAATGACGGGATCTGCATCAAGGCGAATAATGTCGGTTTGGGGAATGGTGTTGTACAGGGTGAGGGTCAGGTGGCGATCGCCTTGGTCAATGGCGATGGGCACTGGCACATCGAGCGGGAAGATCACCTCTGTCCAGCCCAATCGTTGGCGACTAGTAATACTGCGAATGGTTGCAGTTGTGGGCACGGCACTGGCGAGAAAGCGGACGTCGTTGGCGCGAATCCAGCCACCGTAGTCGAGTTGCAGCCAATCCCCAGTTTGCCGCTGCACCCGGGCACGGGTTCCCACGGGTAGAGGAGTTAAGCGGGAATAGTCGGTGCCAGCTCCGGTACGAGCCACACCCCCAAGCTCGCGAGTGACTTCAACCACCGGTCGCTGAGCCGGATCCGCCACTTGAATCCGCGCACCTGCCAAGGTGATAGGAGGATTCCCCCCCATCTGCCATTGCACAGTGCCATAGTCACCCGGTGCTCTGAGTTGGCGGCAGTTGCGGTAGAGGGGCGCAGTGGTGCTAGTGACCGCAGCTTGGTCAATGAGTGCCGCTAAGTTCGAGGGTAACTGGATCATTGCTGGCAAGGGCGCTAGGGCGAGGCGATCGCCACCCAGTTGAATCGCTACGGAACGATTGGGCGGGGCGGTTGCTGTGAAGCAAACAATATCGTTGGGGAGGCGCACCAGATCCAGCGTTGGCTCCAGCGGCTTGAGGGTCGTGGGGGGGCTGCCACTGCGCGTGTAATTGTAAATGCCAAAACTTGCTTGCCTGCCGTCACGGTGATCCGGTTCACCCCGGGCTGAAGGGGCACGCTGGGGGCAAAGTGTCCGGCGGGGGAGCGATCGCCCACCGGAACCCCATTAATCGTCACCGGCATCTCGGGCGGGGCGGTACCAATAAAAAAAATCTGCGGCGCGGTGGTTGTATGCTGTGGTGGCGGATAAACCACCCGCAACTGTGGTGCAGCCATAACCCCAGCAACCGGCATAAGTAGGAGTGTACTAACGCCGCAGCTCAATAACGAGAGGGAATTCACTCAGCCTTGTAACCTCTTTTAACACTATTGAGCCTCTATTAAGCCTCTCTACTCACCTAAGGGAGCGTTCTAGGGGCAGAGGCATAGTGTTGACAATTGTTGCATAGTTTGTGATCCCCGTTAGATCTAAGTTGAATTTTGAACGAAAGACACATTCGATTTTCTCAGAAGATTTTTAATGCTGCCCCAAATCATTTGGTGAATTCGTTGATCCCCAGCACGTAAATATATTTTTTAACATTGGGATCATTGTCAGCGCCTTGAATTCACCGCATAATTAAATATGTTCCTAATCATAAATTTCCTTAATGTTGCGTAATGGTTATTTGCTTCGTATGTCCGCTCTAATTCATTTCCATACGCAGCATTGCTTATCACACTTTCAACCCCTAGTAAAAGAATTTAAGGATCATTTAATTATGGTGACGATGCAAACGATTCACTGCCCTCACTGTGGTAAATTAGCACTGCGACAGCGCTATGGCTCTGTTACTCATACCCAGTGTCCTCACTGTGACTATTTGATGACCATGTGCGATCGCACCGGCCGAGTGTTGGAGGCCTACACCCCCGAAATAACCCATGTTGGCTGCTATGGCGCAAACCTGACCTGCACCCTTGAACGCACCACTGCTCTGTGCTAGCCAAGAAATTTCTTAGAAGAATCTAAAGATTAATGAGGAAAATCCTGAGAGTTGTTAAGATAGTTTACATATGGCTATCTTACTTCTACTGGTTTTAGCATTAGTGCTCTGGTCTGTGCGGCTGCTGCACGGTGCCTATCGCCTACAGGATTTTTCTCTGCTGCTGGCCAGTGGGTTAGTGGCAGTCTCAGCAGGCGGCGTCATCTTTGTGTACAGCCTCATGAATGATTGCGTGGGGTACCTGAGCCAAGGGTCGCCGATGATTGAGGCAGAGTCACCGCTGACGATGTCGGATGTTGCCTACTTCAACAGTGGCTCCGATCGCAAGTTCTGGGATGCCAGCCCCGTCCGCCAGGATAACGCGGCTCCCATCACTACTCCTTAAGCCACCAAATCTCTCCCTAGGGATCAATCACCATGGGGATCCGCTATTTTACTGAGGTGAGTTTCCGGGATGACGATAACGATGTCTGGGATGCCCTCACGCGCGCTTTGGGGTTCGTAGAAAGTGAAACCCTAGAGCAGGCGATCGCCCTGCACCATTTTTTTGAGATGCATCCCCTTGTGTGCGGCGTTGAAACCTTTATCCAGTCCAGCGAGAGTTGCCCCTACCTGCTATTGACCACCGATGCCAAACGGATGAGTCAGGCCAATGTGCAGCGCAGCCGCCTAGAAGAGGCGATCGCCCTGCTGGGTGCAAACAGCGCCGGTCTGGATGAATGGCTATTTATGGAAACAACCGCAGACAAGTCCTAGGGAAACTCTTGCATTTGGGGATGGGAGCGATAGTCGCGATCGCCACTGAGCCATTCTACCAAGGTAATTTTGACCCGACCCGCCGCATTGGGAATAATTAAAAACTCTGCCTCTGCTTGGCTGTTCACCACACGAGACTTAAGGGTTGTAGAACCAGCATCAACAATTCGATTGCTATTGGGCGCATAGATTTCGTAATAGATTTGAATGTTGCGAGCGGGCTGATCGGTCTCATTGATCAATCGCCCCGTCAGGCGGTGATACCACACCCCGGCAATGTTTTCACTTTCGAGGGTAACCGCAGTCACCTTCACCACTTTAGGGGCTTCCCGCCGCCGTGCCAGCGCCGCTGGAGTGACTACCGGTAACGCCACACCAATGCTTCCCAGCAGCACACTGCACAGCCAAACGGTTCTCAAGAACTGCATCATAAAATCTTTCAGCCACGAGAATGGTAAAGTGTAAGACGTAAAACCTTGTGTTGGCGATCGCTCTTTAGCCTAGCATTTCGCTGTTCGCGGTCATACTGACAGTTGCTACAACCTCGGCAAAGCATCCTCAACGTCAGGTCTCCATACTTCGGTTTTTGTCAACTGTAGTCACTATGCCAACCGTTCATGTTATTGGTTTGGGGCGCTCCGGTATCGCTGCGGCTCGCTTACTCAAGCGTCAAGGCTGGCAAGTGGAGGTGAGTGATGCCCGTCAAACCCCCGCCCTCCAGTCACAGCAACAGCTACTCGAAGCCGAAGGAATTCGGGTCTGTCTGAATTACCGCTTCGACTTAGACACCCTGACCACCCTAGGTCTGCAGCGCCCTAGCGAAATTGTGATTAGCCCCGGCGTGCCATGGCACAGTCCTAGTTTGGTTGCCGCGCGCCAAGCCGGTATTCCCGTGCGGGGAGAAGTGGAAATTGCTTGGAATACCCTTGCTCATCTACCGTGGGTGTGTATTACGGGCACCAACGGCAAAACCACCACAACAGCCCTCACCGCCGCGATTTTTCAAGCCGCAGGCTACAACGCACCCGCCTGTGGCAACATCGGCAATAGTATCTGTGAAGTTGCCCTCACCGGCAGTGACCTCGACTGGGTCATTGCCGAAATTAGTAGCTATCAGTTAGAGTCATTGCCGCCGCTAGCCCCTAAATTTGCCCTTTGGACGACCCTGACCCCAGATCACCTCGAGCGCCATGGTACCCTTGATGCCTACGTTGAAGCAAAAGCCCACCTAATCAATAGTGCTCACCAACCCATTCTTAACGGGGATGACCCCTACCTGCGCACCCACCTCCGCGATCGCTGGCCGCAGGCATGGTGGACCAGTATCCACGGGGCAGCAGCACTCCCTAAAGGAATTGAGCAAGGGATTTACATCGAAGCCGGACAAGTATGGGTCAAAGAGCAGCCCCTAGTACCTGTGAGCCTCTTAAAAATGCCCGGTCAGCATAACCAGCAAAACTTTCTTTTAGCGGTTGCCGCAGCCTATCTTGCTGGCATTCCTGCCCTCACCATTGCCAACGCTGTTGCCAACTTCTCAGGCGTGCCCCACCGCCTTGAACCCATTTGTACTTGGCGACACGTGCAATGGATTAACGACAGCAAGGCCACCAACTACGACGCAGCAGCGATTGGCCTAACATCAGTCACCGCCCCAGTGGTCTTGATTGCCGGGGGCCAACCCAAAGCGGGCGATGATCAAGAATGGCTCAGCCTCATTCAACAAAAAGCCGCATGGGTGCTACTCATTGGCGAAGCGGCTCCTCAGTTTGCTAACCGCCTTGAGGCCATTGGTTTTACCAACTATGAGATTATGGAAACCCTCGATCGCGCCGTGGCAGTTGCTGCAGATCTCGTTACTGAATATCCCATCAAAACAGTTCTGTTCTCCCCCGCCTGTGCCAGTTTTGACCAGTATCAGAATTTTGAAGAGCGCGGTGAGCACTTTCGTCAACTATGTCTAGAATTGTAGCCCTATGAGCCAGTCTCCAGCGCCTATCCACTGGTGGAGCCGCCTATCCGTTGGGAGTCGCCTGCTGATCATTGCATTAGCCGCCCCTCTCTTGACCCTAAACTTTTGGGCGTTTGCCTCAATTCTCAGCTTTTTTGGCCCCTTGGTGGCGGTGTTAATTTTAGCCTCCCTGTTTGCCTTTCTCTTGAATTACCCCGTGCGTTGGATCGAAGAGCAAGGCAATCCCCGCGGACCGGCAGCAGTCGTAGTCTTCTTGCTGGCGCTAGTGCTTATTGCCATTGTTGGCATTGTTTTAGTACCCAATGTCTTAAATCAGGCGCAGCAACTCATCGCCCGCTTACCCGACTGGTTTAGCTCAAGCCAACGACGGCTCTTAGAGTTTGGCCAGTGGATTGATACCTTGAACTTACCCGTCACCATTGATATTGATGCCCTTGCCAACCAATTGCTGGAAAAGCTCAAAGATCAACTACAGGCCGTTGCCCGTGAAGCCCTGAACTTGATTTTAGGGACTGTCAGCAGTGTGGTGGATGTCATTATCAACGTGATCTTGACGGTGGTCTTGACCTTTTACCTTCTACAGCACGGCGATGAGATTTGGGACGGTTTAATTAGCTGGCTACCAGACACCTTACGCCCCACCGCCTCAGAGACCATTCGCAAGAGCTTTGAGAGTTATTTTATTGGCCAGTTAATTCTTGCGTTGTGTATGGGGGTTGGTCTCACCACAATTTTTGTGTTCCTGAAAGTGCCCTACGGTTTATTGTTTGGGGTGATTATCGGCGTGATGGCGCTGGTTCCCT harbors:
- a CDS encoding HesB/IscA family protein: MVELTTAAVQELERLQAHQGKQQAGSVFRICVEPSTCGDWSYHLALVREPEATDVVTQSQGWTIALAAQHVPLLKGLRVDYVEDLMGGAFRFHNPNAAQTCGCGMAFSLPKEG
- a CDS encoding N-acetylmuramoyl-L-alanine amidase, encoding MRLPNDIVCFTATAPPNRSVAIQLGGDRLALAPLPAMIQLPSNLAALIDQAAVTSTTAPLYRNCRQLRAPGDYGTVQWQMGGNPPITLAGARIQVADPAQRPVVEVTRELGGVARTGAGTDYSRLTPLPVGTRARVQRQTGDWLQLDYGGWIRANDVRFLASAVPTTATIRSITSRQRLGWTEVIFPLDVPVPIAIDQGDRHLTLTLYNTIPQTDIIRLDADPVIQRLDWQAIGSDKVQYRFNLHHRQQWGYRVAYEETRLVLQLRHPPRIQRGSRPLAGLTILLDPGHGGPDDLGARGPDGTPEKVVTLAVAQKLAPELEALGATVVLTRTEDMDLDLPDRILAIEAAQPTLALSLHYNALPDAGDARNTQGMGAFWYHPQSHDLAVFLAEYLSRNLGRQQYGVFWNNLALTRPTVAPAVLLELGFMIHPEEFEWIVNPQAQQQLARTLAQGVRQWLVQAIAD
- a CDS encoding RNA-guided endonuclease InsQ/TnpB family protein gives rise to the protein MPQQILTIVCQLNPTAEQIVKLDQVLQGFAEACRYINSTICPSITNKNRIQKEVYRAVRQQFGLTANLAVRACARVAANRKVGKVKGFRATSVDYDARLFDYRAKEQCVSLSTLNGRERIPLVVGNYQIEKLKGKKPTSATLCKRKDGKFYIHIQVKEEVPEPQTGHGVLGVDFGRTDIAHTSEGDNWHGQQLTKVRDHYSKLRAVLQHKASKGTRSSRRRCRELVKRLSGRERRFQAWVNHCISKTIVARAKATGSVIALEDLTGIRERTNQVPRSKTERRRANSWAFYQLRSFISYKALKAGVGLVLVNPRYSSQTCHSCLHIYPDPKQSYRTGKQFKCGHCGWTGDADFNGASVIALLGAVVNQPRGSGLSCSLAEHNRLRATESP
- a CDS encoding transposase gives rise to the protein MLIDAHPMIQPANLVKNLKSVSSRRMRQEYSDYLKQFFWKPYFWSRAYSCISVGGHASIQTLLAYIEDQASPDDPRPSRTDD
- a CDS encoding AI-2E family transporter yields the protein MSQSPAPIHWWSRLSVGSRLLIIALAAPLLTLNFWAFASILSFFGPLVAVLILASLFAFLLNYPVRWIEEQGNPRGPAAVVVFLLALVLIAIVGIVLVPNVLNQAQQLIARLPDWFSSSQRRLLEFGQWIDTLNLPVTIDIDALANQLLEKLKDQLQAVAREALNLILGTVSSVVDVIINVILTVVLTFYLLQHGDEIWDGLISWLPDTLRPTASETIRKSFESYFIGQLILALCMGVGLTTIFVFLKVPYGLLFGVIIGVMALVPFGGTVGIISVSLLVTLQDGWLALKVCGFSFLFQQLLENIVAPRIIGSFTGLNPVWVFLAILTGARVSGLVGVVIAVPIAVVIKTFLVSVRSRLNLEDSSQLELSAPPTPTTTFSSKMNPS
- the murD gene encoding UDP-N-acetylmuramoyl-L-alanine--D-glutamate ligase; protein product: MPTVHVIGLGRSGIAAARLLKRQGWQVEVSDARQTPALQSQQQLLEAEGIRVCLNYRFDLDTLTTLGLQRPSEIVISPGVPWHSPSLVAARQAGIPVRGEVEIAWNTLAHLPWVCITGTNGKTTTTALTAAIFQAAGYNAPACGNIGNSICEVALTGSDLDWVIAEISSYQLESLPPLAPKFALWTTLTPDHLERHGTLDAYVEAKAHLINSAHQPILNGDDPYLRTHLRDRWPQAWWTSIHGAAALPKGIEQGIYIEAGQVWVKEQPLVPVSLLKMPGQHNQQNFLLAVAAAYLAGIPALTIANAVANFSGVPHRLEPICTWRHVQWINDSKATNYDAAAIGLTSVTAPVVLIAGGQPKAGDDQEWLSLIQQKAAWVLLIGEAAPQFANRLEAIGFTNYEIMETLDRAVAVAADLVTEYPIKTVLFSPACASFDQYQNFEERGEHFRQLCLEL
- a CDS encoding replication restart DNA helicase PriA; translation: MVTMQTIHCPHCGKLALRQRYGSVTHTQCPHCDYLMTMCDRTGRVLEAYTPEITHVGCYGANLTCTLERTTALC